From a region of the Brevibacterium siliguriense genome:
- a CDS encoding DinB family protein, with protein MTLPLTDPSNAPNERRGLEEFVEYFRQVVRRKVDGLTPEQLNHTVASSSLTIGGILRHLTLVEESWFVEVLQGRELGEPWSSVDWNSDRDWDFESASGMTADELLADHEQACQKSREILAEVADLDSFTARGDSDGVKFNVRWILIHLIEEYARHAGHADILREDIDGEIGD; from the coding sequence ATGACCCTGCCATTGACCGATCCGAGCAATGCCCCGAATGAACGTCGCGGGCTCGAAGAATTCGTCGAGTACTTCCGACAGGTGGTCAGACGCAAGGTCGACGGGCTGACGCCAGAGCAGCTCAACCACACCGTGGCCTCATCGTCTCTGACGATCGGCGGCATCCTCCGCCATCTCACTCTCGTCGAGGAGAGCTGGTTCGTCGAAGTGTTACAGGGCAGAGAACTGGGTGAGCCGTGGTCGAGCGTCGACTGGAACAGCGATCGCGATTGGGACTTCGAGTCCGCGTCAGGGATGACCGCGGACGAGCTCCTGGCTGACCACGAGCAGGCCTGTCAGAAGTCCCGTGAAATCCTCGCCGAGGTGGCCGACCTGGACAGCTTCACCGCACGCGGAGACAGCGACGGAGTGAAATTCAATGTCCGGTGGATCCTCATCCACCTCATTGAAGAGTACGCGCGGCACGCGGGCCATGCCGACATCCTCCGCGAAGACATCGATGGTGAGATCGGCGACTGA
- a CDS encoding VOC family protein codes for MVSLASLSITFDCLDVEVQSIFWADLLGADIDPGANEFVASIGGVHNTKSPTPGMLFLKVDERAEGKNPLHIDLDDPHYPADVDRAVSLGAHKLASFDEYGIEWTTLKDPEGNLFDIGRRKLD; via the coding sequence ATGGTATCGCTGGCATCTTTGAGCATCACCTTCGACTGCCTCGATGTGGAAGTACAATCGATCTTCTGGGCAGACCTCCTCGGTGCCGACATCGATCCCGGCGCAAACGAGTTCGTTGCGAGCATTGGGGGAGTCCACAACACCAAATCGCCGACCCCGGGAATGCTCTTCCTCAAAGTCGACGAAAGGGCAGAGGGAAAGAACCCGCTGCACATCGACCTCGACGATCCGCACTATCCGGCGGACGTCGACCGCGCGGTCTCCTTGGGCGCACATAAGCTCGCATCCTTCGACGAATATGGGATCGAATGGACGACTCTGAAAGATCCCGAAGGAAATCTCTTCGACATCGGTCGGCGAAAACTAGACTGA
- a CDS encoding DUF368 domain-containing protein → MTNTPATGTDTVPKRSKALLPLDLIRGFLIGSAELVPGVSGGTIALVTGVYDQLIDSAAHVVSAVKTVVTGPNRVVGALSELRRTDWFLIIPVLLGMAAAVFTIAGVMEGFVTSSPELSRGLFFGLVAASIAVPLRMLPARSLRQPVLLGVLAFIVAAALAFWMTSLAGGADVENPPLIAVFFVASIAICALVVPGVSGSFFLLAVGMYSTTLRAVDSRDFGYLAIFMLGAILGLAVFVNILKYFLHNHRWWTLIVMAGLMFGSLRALWPWQSSAEVGADGEEHGAGGLLAPIDPVVGPILLACLGAAVVVILIVVEAKFASSKEQNDGTDSASA, encoded by the coding sequence ATGACGAACACCCCTGCGACCGGTACCGACACCGTACCGAAGCGATCCAAAGCCCTCCTCCCTCTCGACCTTATCCGCGGATTCCTAATCGGCAGCGCCGAACTCGTCCCCGGGGTCTCCGGCGGGACCATCGCCTTGGTCACAGGAGTCTACGACCAGCTCATCGACTCCGCAGCCCACGTCGTTTCGGCGGTGAAGACTGTAGTGACCGGACCGAACCGTGTCGTGGGAGCACTGTCCGAACTGCGACGCACCGACTGGTTCCTCATCATCCCTGTTCTGTTGGGCATGGCTGCGGCCGTCTTCACCATCGCCGGTGTCATGGAGGGCTTCGTCACCAGCAGCCCCGAACTCTCCCGGGGTCTGTTCTTCGGTCTTGTCGCCGCCAGCATCGCGGTGCCGTTGAGGATGCTGCCGGCCCGTTCCTTACGACAGCCCGTGCTCCTCGGCGTTCTGGCCTTCATCGTCGCCGCCGCTCTCGCGTTCTGGATGACGAGTCTGGCAGGTGGGGCAGACGTGGAGAATCCACCGCTCATTGCCGTCTTCTTCGTCGCCTCGATCGCCATCTGCGCACTCGTCGTTCCCGGAGTGTCCGGATCGTTCTTCCTGCTGGCAGTGGGCATGTACTCGACCACGCTTCGGGCCGTCGACTCACGCGATTTCGGGTACCTCGCAATCTTCATGCTCGGCGCGATCCTCGGCCTGGCGGTCTTCGTCAACATCCTCAAATACTTCCTGCACAACCACCGGTGGTGGACCCTCATCGTCATGGCAGGACTGATGTTCGGTTCCCTCCGCGCGCTCTGGCCGTGGCAGTCATCTGCAGAGGTGGGTGCCGACGGTGAAGAGCACGGAGCGGGTGGTCTGTTAGCTCCCATCGACCCGGTGGTCGGTCCGATCCTGCTCGCGTGCCTCGGCGCGGCCGTCGTTGTCATCCTCATCGTCGTCGAGGCGAAATTTGCGTCGTCGAAGGAACAGAACGATGGGACCGACTCCGCCAGCGCATAA
- a CDS encoding thioesterase family protein encodes MSQSTVSEFSQATAVTRQGDHSFTAELGAGWKVAGAVNGGYLLGVAGQALRAVNPSTPDPLVISTFYLGPSREGSVDITTRTLREGRSTSSYGIELFQDGAPTISAMATMGSLGELPDDVGTIATPPQLPPPEECVGVAEASEDFKKAAPLIERFDMRLDPATAGFAVGKPSGRGVLQGWIRFIDGTDPDPLSLLTFLDSFPPVMFDLGRFNWAPTMELTAHVRALPAPGWISARLSTRNIAGGMFEEDCELWDSAGRLVAQSRQLARQPRG; translated from the coding sequence ATGAGTCAATCGACAGTCAGTGAGTTCTCACAGGCCACCGCAGTCACCCGTCAAGGCGACCACAGCTTCACCGCCGAACTCGGCGCCGGCTGGAAAGTCGCCGGAGCCGTCAACGGAGGCTACCTCCTCGGAGTCGCTGGACAAGCCCTGCGGGCCGTCAACCCGAGCACTCCGGACCCCCTCGTCATCTCCACCTTCTACCTCGGACCGAGCAGAGAAGGTTCGGTCGACATCACGACACGCACGCTGCGTGAAGGTCGATCAACGTCAAGCTACGGCATCGAACTCTTTCAGGACGGGGCGCCGACGATCTCTGCGATGGCTACGATGGGCAGCCTCGGCGAGCTTCCTGACGATGTCGGCACGATAGCCACCCCGCCCCAGCTGCCCCCACCGGAAGAATGCGTCGGCGTCGCCGAAGCCAGCGAGGACTTCAAGAAGGCGGCACCGCTCATCGAACGGTTCGATATGCGCCTCGACCCGGCCACCGCAGGATTCGCGGTCGGCAAACCCAGTGGTCGAGGAGTGCTGCAAGGTTGGATTCGGTTCATCGACGGGACCGACCCGGACCCGCTGTCATTGCTGACTTTCCTCGACTCGTTTCCGCCGGTGATGTTCGACCTCGGTCGCTTCAACTGGGCGCCGACGATGGAATTGACCGCACACGTCCGCGCCCTGCCCGCTCCCGGCTGGATCAGCGCGCGACTGTCGACTCGGAACATCGCCGGCGGAATGTTCGAAGAGGACTGCGAACTGTGGGACTCGGCCGGTCGCCTCGTCGCTCAGTCGCGGCAGTTGGCGCGCCAGCCCCGCGGTTGA